A window of the Bacteroidales bacterium genome harbors these coding sequences:
- a CDS encoding bifunctional UDP-N-acetylmuramoyl-tripeptide:D-alanyl-D-alanine ligase/alanine racemase, with the protein MKYTLGEIAEITQGKLNGQSDEVVREVLTDSRLQPSTTSCLFIALKGMNHDGHSFIREMSKKGIRSFLVQSIPADAADVAGPSFVIVPDTLKALQQLAAHYRQQFRGNVTGITGSNGKTIVKEWLHHLFSLKYNTVSSPRSYNSQVGVPLSVLMSEPDAEVYLFEAGISFPGEMERLEKIIRPRTGIITNIGEAHQENFSDVRQKVREKLQLFRHADRLFYCADQKVVRKAVDELFPGEKPEKICWSTGTESCRLHVKTIRRVGGRTHIAGIWKDRAVRIAIPFTDQASIENAIHCWLVMLESGYEPGELQELFQALPPVAMRMEVKKGIRHCTLINDSYSSDLVSLSIALDFLRRQDQHPGKTVILSDILQSGRTEGELYRRVASLLKSKNVTRLIGIGEVISRNRDVFSLPASFYPSTDAFLQSAERMSFSDEAILLKGARVFNFERIAALLEETRHITRLEINLNALIHNFNYFKSLVPPETKLMVMVKALSYGSGSHEIAQLMQYHKADYLAVAFIDEGVALRQAGITLPVMVMSPEEQGFRLMVQHKLEPEIYSWPFLRKIIAWLQMEGITRYPVHIKIDTGMHRLGFAPEDAGELAVFLSQQNTIRVVSVFSHLAGSEDSGLDEFTRWQIGTFRQAAEILQAGLPYPFLRHILNSAGIERFPEASFEMVRLGIGLYGISAVHPEKLQQISTFKSVVSQIRNIRAGETVGYNRRGKVESDSTIAVIPVGYADGLDRRLGNGTGQFWVNGHFAPVIGNICMDMCMIDVTGIPVAEGDEVILFGGPVPVTAMAEKLNTIPYEVLTGISSRVKRVYYYE; encoded by the coding sequence ATGAAATACACACTCGGGGAAATAGCTGAAATTACACAAGGCAAACTGAACGGTCAGTCTGATGAGGTGGTCAGGGAGGTACTTACCGACAGCCGTTTACAGCCGTCCACCACCTCATGCCTGTTCATTGCCCTTAAAGGCATGAATCATGACGGGCACTCGTTCATCAGGGAGATGAGTAAAAAAGGCATCAGGAGTTTCCTTGTCCAGTCCATACCAGCTGATGCAGCTGACGTTGCCGGCCCTTCTTTCGTCATTGTTCCCGATACGCTGAAAGCGCTTCAGCAGTTGGCGGCACATTACCGACAGCAGTTCAGAGGGAATGTAACCGGCATTACCGGCAGTAACGGGAAAACCATTGTAAAAGAGTGGCTTCACCATCTTTTTTCCCTGAAATACAACACCGTCAGCAGTCCGCGAAGCTACAATTCCCAGGTAGGAGTTCCCCTGTCGGTGCTCATGTCGGAACCTGATGCCGAAGTTTACCTCTTCGAAGCGGGGATTTCTTTCCCCGGCGAAATGGAACGGCTGGAAAAAATCATCCGGCCCCGGACGGGAATCATAACCAACATCGGGGAAGCGCATCAGGAGAATTTTTCTGATGTCCGTCAGAAGGTACGGGAAAAACTGCAGTTGTTCCGGCATGCCGACCGGCTGTTTTACTGCGCCGACCAGAAAGTGGTACGAAAGGCTGTCGATGAACTGTTTCCGGGGGAAAAGCCGGAAAAGATCTGCTGGTCAACGGGTACGGAGTCCTGCCGTCTTCATGTAAAAACCATACGCAGGGTAGGCGGACGAACGCATATAGCCGGCATCTGGAAAGACCGTGCGGTGCGGATTGCCATTCCTTTCACCGACCAGGCATCCATTGAGAATGCCATTCACTGCTGGCTGGTAATGCTCGAATCGGGTTATGAACCCGGGGAACTTCAGGAATTGTTTCAGGCTCTTCCGCCTGTAGCAATGCGCATGGAAGTAAAAAAGGGCATCCGGCATTGCACCCTCATCAACGACAGTTACAGTTCAGATCTGGTATCGCTGAGCATAGCCCTGGATTTTCTTCGCCGCCAGGACCAGCATCCCGGGAAAACGGTTATTCTTTCCGACATCCTGCAGTCAGGGCGGACGGAAGGCGAACTATACCGGCGTGTGGCTTCCCTGCTCAAAAGCAAGAATGTAACCAGGCTGATTGGAATAGGAGAAGTTATTTCCCGCAACCGGGATGTATTTTCTCTTCCCGCCTCATTTTATCCGTCAACGGATGCTTTTCTGCAGTCGGCCGAACGGATGTCGTTTTCCGATGAAGCCATTCTGCTGAAAGGAGCACGGGTTTTCAATTTTGAACGGATAGCGGCCCTTCTGGAAGAAACCAGGCACATAACACGCCTTGAAATCAACCTGAACGCACTGATTCACAACTTCAACTATTTCAAATCGCTGGTTCCGCCGGAGACGAAGCTTATGGTGATGGTAAAAGCTCTTTCGTACGGCAGCGGGTCGCACGAAATTGCCCAGCTGATGCAGTACCACAAGGCCGATTACCTCGCCGTGGCGTTTATTGACGAAGGGGTTGCCCTTCGTCAGGCAGGTATCACCCTTCCGGTGATGGTCATGAGCCCGGAAGAACAAGGATTCCGGCTTATGGTGCAACATAAACTGGAGCCCGAAATTTACAGCTGGCCTTTTCTGCGTAAAATCATTGCCTGGTTGCAGATGGAAGGAATTACCCGGTACCCTGTGCATATAAAAATTGACACAGGAATGCACCGTCTGGGTTTTGCACCCGAGGATGCCGGCGAGCTGGCGGTTTTTCTGTCACAGCAGAATACCATCCGCGTGGTTTCCGTTTTCTCGCATCTGGCCGGAAGCGAAGACTCCGGACTGGACGAATTTACGCGCTGGCAGATCGGCACCTTCAGGCAGGCTGCAGAGATACTGCAGGCCGGACTTCCTTACCCTTTCCTGCGGCATATTCTCAACTCAGCCGGCATAGAGCGTTTCCCTGAGGCCAGTTTTGAAATGGTGCGGCTGGGAATAGGATTATACGGCATCAGCGCAGTGCATCCCGAAAAGCTTCAGCAAATCAGTACGTTCAAGTCGGTGGTTTCCCAGATACGAAATATCAGGGCCGGAGAAACCGTGGGTTATAACCGCCGCGGAAAGGTGGAAAGCGACAGCACCATTGCTGTAATCCCCGTAGGGTATGCAGACGGCCTTGACCGCCGCCTGGGAAACGGAACCGGGCAGTTCTGGGTCAATGGCCATTTTGCTCCGGTAATCGGAAACATCTGTATGGACATGTGCATGATTGATGTAACGGGAATTCCCGTTGCAGAAGGCGACGAAGTGATTCTTTTCGGAGGGCCGGTTCCGGTTACCGCCATGGCCGAAAAACTCAACACAATTCCCTATGAAGTGCTTACCGGCATTTCGTCAAGAGTAAAACGGGTATATTACTACGAGTAA
- a CDS encoding glycosyltransferase: MKPVKLSVVIITYNEEHNIERCLRSVKDVADEIVVVDSFSEDRTEEICRTYGVRFLQHPFAGYIEQKNYALKQATYDHVLALDADEALSPELCRSILQAKENWTADGYYFSRLNNYCGKWIRYSGWYPSRKLRLFDRRKGMWGGTNPHDRFILQKGAVKKFLPGNLLHYSYYSIREHVAQSNRFTDIIAQSFFQRGKTVSWFTIMFHPFWRGFRDFFLRGGFLDGFYGMVICGISSYETFLKYVKLRQLYREHRKKRETICFFNSSVTWGGGEKWHFDIATRLQKKGHRIVVITNRKSALYERLRETPLPVVRLRVHNLDFLNPLKVYKVVKIYRRLGVRVVISNLSADIKLGGVAGRLAGVERVIYRRGLAVPVKNSLTNRFIFRHVVTDIMANSEETKNTILANHPMLFNPDKIRVIYNGLDLNAFDSEKYEPVFSRSKEEFIIGNAGRLVYQKGQKMLIDLAVILSRKGYRFRIVIAGEGKMHQELDEYARKNGVDDKIVLLGFVENIPSFMKDIDVFCLTSLWEGFGYVLVEAMAGSRPVVAFRSSSNPEIVEDGITGFLVPENNLPLMAERIEQLMNDRALCQSMGARGRKRAETVFSLHTTLQNVEKMLFEKNLFT; this comes from the coding sequence ATGAAACCAGTGAAGTTATCGGTTGTCATCATTACTTACAACGAAGAGCACAATATTGAGCGATGCCTGCGTTCGGTAAAGGACGTGGCTGATGAAATTGTGGTGGTGGATTCTTTTTCTGAAGACCGGACCGAAGAAATATGCCGCACTTATGGCGTCCGCTTCCTGCAGCACCCCTTTGCCGGATATATTGAGCAGAAGAATTATGCACTGAAACAGGCCACTTACGATCATGTTCTTGCGCTTGATGCCGACGAAGCCCTGAGTCCGGAACTCTGCCGGTCCATTCTCCAGGCAAAAGAAAACTGGACAGCCGACGGTTATTACTTCAGCCGGTTAAACAATTACTGCGGGAAGTGGATACGGTATTCGGGCTGGTACCCAAGCCGGAAGCTTCGCCTGTTTGACCGCAGGAAAGGGATGTGGGGCGGCACCAATCCGCACGACAGATTCATTCTGCAAAAAGGGGCCGTTAAAAAATTCCTCCCGGGAAATTTACTGCACTATTCCTATTATTCAATCAGGGAGCATGTTGCGCAGAGCAACCGGTTTACCGACATCATTGCCCAATCCTTTTTTCAGCGGGGGAAAACGGTGTCCTGGTTCACCATAATGTTCCACCCGTTCTGGCGGGGATTTCGTGATTTCTTCCTCCGGGGAGGTTTTCTGGACGGATTTTACGGCATGGTCATCTGCGGAATTTCTTCGTACGAGACTTTCCTGAAATATGTCAAACTTCGGCAGCTATACAGGGAACATCGTAAGAAAAGAGAAACCATTTGTTTTTTCAACTCGTCAGTTACCTGGGGAGGAGGGGAAAAATGGCATTTTGATATTGCTACCCGCCTGCAGAAAAAAGGGCACCGCATTGTGGTGATCACCAACCGGAAAAGTGCTTTGTACGAGAGGCTTCGTGAAACGCCGCTACCGGTAGTACGCCTGCGGGTGCACAATCTTGATTTCCTCAATCCGTTGAAGGTGTATAAGGTAGTGAAGATCTACAGGCGGCTGGGCGTGCGGGTTGTCATTTCGAACCTTTCGGCCGATATCAAACTGGGCGGAGTTGCCGGACGCCTTGCCGGCGTTGAGCGGGTAATATACCGGCGCGGGCTGGCAGTTCCTGTCAAAAACAGCCTCACCAACCGCTTCATCTTCCGCCATGTGGTTACCGATATTATGGCCAATTCAGAAGAAACGAAAAACACTATCCTGGCCAACCACCCCATGCTTTTCAATCCCGATAAAATCAGAGTTATTTATAATGGCCTTGACCTGAATGCTTTCGACAGTGAAAAGTATGAGCCGGTTTTCAGCCGGAGTAAGGAAGAATTTATCATTGGCAATGCCGGCCGGCTGGTATATCAGAAAGGACAGAAAATGCTCATTGACCTGGCGGTCATTCTCAGCAGGAAAGGATACAGGTTTCGCATTGTTATTGCGGGAGAAGGCAAAATGCATCAGGAACTGGACGAATATGCACGGAAAAACGGGGTGGACGACAAAATTGTTTTGCTGGGATTTGTGGAAAACATACCAAGTTTCATGAAGGATATTGATGTGTTCTGCCTCACTTCATTGTGGGAAGGGTTTGGGTATGTGCTGGTGGAAGCAATGGCCGGTTCCAGGCCGGTGGTCGCCTTCCGGTCCAGCAGTAACCCCGAAATAGTTGAAGACGGGATAACCGGCTTCCTGGTTCCTGAAAATAATCTTCCGCTGATGGCTGAGCGGATTGAACAGCTGAT
- the rsmI gene encoding 16S rRNA (cytidine(1402)-2'-O)-methyltransferase — protein sequence MSRLYVVPTPIGNLEDITLRALRILKEADLILAEDTRTSRILLDHYQIRKPLLSHHKFNEHKTVHSIVQRILSGETIALVSDAGTPGISDPGYLLVHACIEQGIPVEILPGPSALIPAVVGSGLPCERFVFEGFLPFKKGRQTRLNRLKEEERTIILYESPHRLARTLSDLSAFLGNHRKAVVVREISKKFEEFNRGTLGELLAFYQQNTAKGEIVIVVQGADG from the coding sequence ATGAGCAGGTTGTATGTAGTCCCGACCCCTATCGGCAATCTCGAAGACATTACACTCCGGGCCTTGCGCATTTTGAAGGAAGCTGACCTTATCCTGGCTGAAGATACCCGTACTTCCCGCATTCTGCTTGACCATTATCAGATAAGGAAACCTCTGCTGTCTCACCATAAATTCAATGAGCACAAAACGGTTCATTCCATTGTTCAGCGTATCCTGTCGGGAGAAACCATAGCCCTTGTTTCCGATGCCGGCACACCCGGAATTTCCGACCCCGGCTATCTTCTGGTTCATGCCTGTATTGAGCAGGGGATTCCTGTTGAAATTCTGCCCGGGCCGTCGGCACTGATACCGGCTGTGGTGGGTAGCGGCCTTCCCTGCGAACGGTTTGTGTTTGAGGGCTTCCTTCCTTTTAAAAAGGGCCGCCAGACTCGGCTGAACCGCCTGAAGGAAGAGGAACGTACTATCATTTTATATGAATCGCCCCACCGGCTGGCGCGCACCCTCAGCGATCTGTCTGCTTTCCTGGGAAACCACCGGAAAGCAGTTGTGGTAAGGGAAATCAGTAAAAAGTTTGAGGAATTCAACCGCGGTACCCTGGGTGAACTGCTTGCCTTTTACCAGCAAAATACTGCAAAAGGCGAAATAGTTATTGTGGTGCAGGGGGCTGATGGCTGA